Proteins encoded by one window of Gemmatimonadaceae bacterium:
- a CDS encoding M28 family metallopeptidase: MRLRLLPALFLAVPLAAQQPVADRYRDVANRIIAAALADSTGAWNRLAEFTDYSGPRLAGSANLERGIDWVLARMKEDGLASVRGEPAMVPRWVRGRESITMQAPRVADVPMLGLGGSIGTPAGGITAEVLVVSSFDELSKRAGEANGKIVLFDVPFTNYGETVQYRSNGAIAAARLGAVASLIRAVGPWGLRTPHTGAMRYDSTVTRIPAAAIPLEDATMLHRMQNRGTKVVLTIQMEAQTLPDSPSRNPMGELTGREKPNEIVAIGGHIDSWDVGVGAMDDAGGIVVAWEAVRLLKKLGLTPRRSIRVVGWVNEENGGRGGSAYRDAHATEAHSLLIESDAGVFAPLGFGFTGSDSARVIVKQIGSLLDRIGAGRIGASGGGADIGPLMSTGVPGMGLDVEGSKYFVYHHTPADTPDKLSPADMQKCVAAFAVMAYIVADLPDMLPRK, encoded by the coding sequence ATGCGCCTCCGTCTCCTCCCTGCCCTGTTCCTTGCCGTGCCGCTCGCCGCCCAGCAGCCGGTGGCCGATCGGTACCGTGATGTCGCCAACCGGATCATCGCCGCCGCGCTGGCCGACTCGACCGGCGCGTGGAACCGCCTCGCCGAGTTCACCGACTACAGCGGTCCCCGGCTCGCCGGGAGCGCCAACCTCGAGCGCGGCATCGACTGGGTGCTGGCGCGGATGAAGGAAGACGGCCTCGCCAGCGTGCGCGGCGAGCCGGCGATGGTGCCGCGCTGGGTGCGAGGCCGCGAGTCGATCACCATGCAGGCCCCGCGCGTGGCGGACGTGCCGATGCTGGGGCTCGGCGGCTCGATCGGCACACCCGCCGGCGGCATCACCGCCGAAGTGCTCGTGGTGTCGAGCTTCGACGAACTGTCGAAGCGGGCCGGCGAGGCCAACGGGAAGATCGTGCTCTTCGACGTGCCGTTCACCAACTACGGGGAGACGGTGCAGTACCGCAGCAACGGCGCGATTGCCGCGGCAAGGCTGGGCGCGGTGGCGTCGCTCATTCGCGCGGTGGGCCCGTGGGGACTGCGTACGCCGCACACCGGCGCGATGCGGTACGACTCCACGGTGACGCGCATTCCGGCCGCGGCCATTCCGCTGGAAGACGCCACGATGCTGCACCGGATGCAGAACCGGGGCACCAAGGTCGTGCTCACCATCCAAATGGAGGCGCAGACGCTGCCGGACTCGCCCTCGCGCAACCCGATGGGTGAACTGACGGGCCGCGAGAAGCCGAATGAGATCGTCGCCATCGGGGGCCACATCGATTCGTGGGACGTCGGCGTGGGCGCGATGGACGACGCGGGCGGCATCGTCGTGGCATGGGAAGCCGTGCGGCTGCTCAAGAAGCTGGGCCTCACGCCACGCCGCAGCATCCGCGTGGTGGGCTGGGTGAACGAGGAGAACGGCGGGCGCGGCGGCTCCGCGTATCGCGACGCGCACGCCACCGAGGCGCATTCCCTGTTGATCGAATCGGACGCGGGCGTCTTTGCCCCGCTCGGATTCGGCTTCACCGGCAGCGACTCCGCGCGCGTGATCGTGAAACAGATCGGCTCGCTGCTCGACCGCATCGGCGCCGGCAGGATCGGCGCAAGCGGCGGCGGCGCCGACATCGGCCCGCTGATGAGCACCGGCGTGCCGGGGATGGGGCTCGATGTGGAGGGGAGCAAGTACTTCGTATACCACC
- a CDS encoding PIG-L family deacetylase gives MRAGPLCRTLAGLGVIATAVSGQATPTAPAAPPARTILAIGAHAGDMELTAGAVLLGAHQRGDRVVVLHLTLGEGGNPKLSPVEYGAQKKREAEAVAADLGAEVIFGPYKDGEIPNDDSARRYVADVMRQVKPTMIITHWKESLHKDHAITSAIVQEAVLLAALPGVQLAHPAHRGIRSVWYADNWEDATNFTPYVYVKVSDQLDAWRAAVSKYEFARGAIANFPYVDYYTALATVRGAVVYKGKAVAFAVEPEARRRVLDALP, from the coding sequence ATGCGTGCTGGACCCTTGTGCCGGACCCTCGCGGGCCTTGGCGTGATCGCGACCGCGGTGAGTGGACAAGCCACGCCCACGGCGCCCGCGGCCCCGCCGGCCCGAACCATTCTCGCCATCGGGGCGCACGCCGGCGACATGGAGCTCACCGCCGGTGCGGTGCTGCTTGGCGCGCACCAGCGCGGCGATCGGGTCGTAGTGCTGCATCTCACGCTGGGGGAAGGCGGGAACCCGAAGCTCAGCCCGGTGGAGTACGGCGCGCAGAAGAAACGGGAGGCCGAGGCGGTGGCCGCCGACCTTGGCGCCGAGGTGATCTTCGGGCCGTACAAGGACGGTGAGATCCCGAACGATGACTCCGCGCGGCGATACGTGGCCGACGTGATGCGCCAGGTGAAGCCCACCATGATCATCACGCATTGGAAGGAGAGCCTGCACAAGGATCACGCGATCACCAGCGCCATTGTGCAGGAGGCCGTGCTGCTCGCCGCGTTGCCGGGGGTGCAGTTGGCGCATCCGGCGCATCGCGGCATACGGTCGGTCTGGTATGCAGATAACTGGGAGGACGCCACCAACTTCACGCCGTACGTGTACGTGAAAGTGTCCGACCAGCTCGACGCGTGGCGCGCCGCGGTGTCGAAGTACGAGTTCGCGCGCGGGGCGATCGCCAACTTTCCGTACGTCGACTACTACACCGCGCTCGCCACGGTGCGCGGTGCCGTGGTGTACAAGGGGAAGGCCGTCGCCTTCGCCGTGGAGCCGGAGGCGCGCCGCCGCGTCCTCGACGCGCTGCCGTAG
- the dacB gene encoding D-alanyl-D-alanine carboxypeptidase/D-alanyl-D-alanine-endopeptidase, with translation MSPRLLRLLPALAVAVELTAQPAPPKRIQEVMARPEFAHATWGMEFYDLQTKKTVYAVNRDRLFVPGSTTKLVTTGTAFATLGADYRFRTRIFRTGPVRNGIVQGDLVLVASGDPNLTHWEHPNGQYAFVDQDHSYGGPPLPGDPLAALRDMARQVVERGIHGATGQVIVDASLFREGTRELGTRIVISPLILNDNVIDIVVTPGVRAGDAVQVSVSPKTSYLTVQANLTTADSGTPAQVRTVEDSTDKDHRVLVGTGRMPVGPAVNVRWAVAAPSRFGEIVLSEVFNEAGIHVIPRLGSRTVDAAQLSRGYADSLVVAEHVSLPFEAAARVILKTSQNLHASSLPMLLGAQPAARDAGKNGFDVAREWLQGAGLNTDGAVQGDGAGGDAFFSPAFMTRYLEYIATQPWAQSFHDALPVLGTDGTLAAIQTTAPAAGRVHAKTGTFSSYDPLNKRSIVHAKGLAGYFTSRSGRRIAFAIYVNNFAANVPDPATFAGQALGEIASIAWEVIK, from the coding sequence ATGTCGCCCCGCCTGCTTCGGCTGCTCCCTGCCCTCGCTGTCGCCGTCGAACTCACCGCCCAGCCGGCGCCGCCCAAGCGCATTCAGGAGGTGATGGCGCGCCCGGAGTTCGCCCATGCGACGTGGGGCATGGAGTTCTACGACCTGCAGACCAAGAAGACGGTCTACGCGGTGAACCGCGACCGCCTCTTCGTCCCCGGCTCGACCACCAAGCTCGTCACCACCGGCACGGCCTTCGCCACGCTCGGCGCCGATTACCGGTTCCGCACCCGCATCTTTCGCACGGGGCCCGTGCGCAACGGGATCGTACAGGGCGACCTGGTGCTCGTGGCCAGCGGCGACCCGAACCTGACGCACTGGGAGCATCCGAACGGCCAGTACGCCTTCGTGGACCAGGATCATTCCTACGGCGGGCCGCCGCTTCCGGGTGATCCGCTTGCCGCGCTCCGAGACATGGCGCGGCAAGTGGTGGAACGCGGCATCCACGGCGCGACCGGCCAGGTGATCGTTGACGCTTCGCTCTTCCGTGAAGGCACTCGCGAACTGGGCACGCGCATCGTCATCTCGCCGCTGATCCTCAACGACAATGTCATCGACATCGTGGTGACACCGGGGGTTCGCGCCGGCGATGCCGTGCAGGTCAGCGTCTCACCCAAGACCTCCTACCTCACGGTGCAGGCGAACCTCACGACGGCCGACAGCGGCACGCCGGCCCAGGTTCGCACGGTGGAGGACAGCACCGACAAGGACCATCGCGTCCTGGTGGGCACCGGGCGCATGCCGGTTGGACCAGCCGTGAATGTGCGGTGGGCCGTGGCGGCGCCGAGTCGCTTCGGCGAGATCGTCCTGTCGGAGGTGTTCAACGAAGCGGGCATTCACGTCATTCCGCGGCTCGGCTCGCGGACTGTGGATGCCGCGCAGTTGTCGCGCGGCTACGCCGACTCGCTGGTGGTGGCCGAGCACGTGTCGCTCCCGTTCGAGGCGGCGGCGCGCGTCATTCTCAAGACCAGCCAGAACCTGCATGCGAGCAGCCTGCCGATGCTGCTCGGCGCTCAGCCCGCCGCGCGCGATGCGGGCAAGAACGGCTTTGACGTGGCCAGGGAGTGGCTGCAGGGCGCGGGACTGAATACCGACGGCGCCGTGCAGGGTGACGGCGCGGGAGGCGATGCCTTCTTCTCGCCCGCGTTCATGACACGCTACCTCGAGTACATCGCCACGCAGCCGTGGGCGCAGTCGTTCCACGATGCGCTGCCGGTGCTTGGCACGGACGGGACGCTGGCCGCCATCCAGACCACCGCGCCGGCCGCGGGCCGCGTGCATGCGAAGACCGGGACGTTCTCCTCGTACGATCCGCTGAACAAGCGGTCCATCGTGCATGCGAAGGGACTCGCCGGCTACTTCACGTCCAGAAGCGGGCGACGGATCGCATTCGCGATCTACGTGAACAACTTCGCGGCAAACGTGCCGGATCCGGCGACCTTCGCTGGCCAGGCGCTGGGGGAGATCGCGTCCATCGCCTGGGAAGTGATCAAGTAG
- a CDS encoding ABC transporter permease, translating to MTLPSRVRVQQLLRKELVQLLRDPRSRRMLIIAPILQLLVFGYAVTTDVRHAQTYLVDADATSESRALATALTAGGYFDITHRGERPAELTRALDAGDVLIGVHIPRGFAADVAQGRPTTVQLLVDGSNANTANVALGYATQIIGSYGLQRGVEIAARAGVPAPTGGVRFEARVWYNPNLESRSYNVPAVMGNVVMLMALMLTSLAVVRERELGTLEQLMVSPLRPIELMLGKTVPSALVAMFDVVLVTAVSLLWFRIPFAGSFVVLGVASLLFVLTGLGIGLLISTISKTQQEAFMSMFMFFLPAIMLGGLLFPVDNMPPWVQWLSYLDPIRHYLIAVRGIFLRGAGWSVIWPQLVWLAGLGVSVLWFATKQFHKTAE from the coding sequence ATGACGCTGCCGTCGCGCGTTCGCGTCCAGCAGCTCCTGCGCAAGGAGCTGGTGCAGCTGCTCCGCGACCCGCGTTCGCGGCGCATGCTGATCATCGCGCCCATTCTGCAACTGCTGGTCTTCGGGTACGCGGTCACCACGGACGTGCGTCACGCGCAGACCTACCTGGTGGACGCCGACGCCACGTCGGAGTCGCGCGCCCTGGCGACGGCGCTGACGGCGGGCGGGTACTTCGACATCACACACCGCGGCGAACGGCCGGCCGAGCTCACGCGCGCCCTCGACGCGGGCGATGTGCTGATTGGCGTGCACATCCCGCGGGGCTTTGCCGCCGACGTCGCGCAGGGGCGCCCGACCACGGTGCAACTGCTCGTCGACGGCTCCAACGCGAACACCGCCAATGTCGCGCTCGGCTATGCGACGCAGATCATCGGGAGCTACGGCCTGCAGCGCGGCGTGGAGATCGCCGCGCGGGCCGGCGTGCCCGCCCCCACCGGCGGGGTTCGCTTCGAGGCGCGGGTGTGGTACAACCCGAATCTCGAGAGCCGTTCGTACAACGTGCCGGCGGTGATGGGCAACGTCGTGATGCTGATGGCGCTGATGCTGACCAGCCTCGCCGTGGTGCGGGAGCGCGAACTCGGCACGCTCGAGCAGCTGATGGTGAGCCCGCTCCGCCCGATCGAACTGATGCTCGGCAAGACCGTGCCTTCGGCGCTGGTGGCGATGTTCGACGTCGTGCTCGTGACCGCGGTCTCGCTGCTCTGGTTCCGCATTCCGTTCGCCGGCAGCTTCGTCGTGCTCGGGGTGGCGAGCCTGCTCTTCGTGCTGACCGGGCTGGGCATCGGCCTGCTGATCTCGACCATCAGCAAGACGCAGCAGGAAGCGTTCATGTCGATGTTCATGTTCTTCCTGCCGGCGATCATGCTCGGCGGCCTGCTCTTCCCCGTGGACAACATGCCGCCGTGGGTGCAGTGGCTGTCGTACCTGGACCCCATTCGGCACTACCTGATCGCGGTGCGCGGCATCTTCCTGCGCGGGGCGGGCTGGAGCGTGATCTGGCCGCAGCTGGTGTGGCTGGCCGGACTCGGCGTCAGCGTGCTGTGGTTTGCCACGAAGCAATTCCACAAGACGGCGGAATGA
- a CDS encoding ABC transporter permease, whose translation MTSIRLGRLLAVARKEVLQLRRDVRSLIMAFLMPAALIVFFGYIISFDIRDIKMAVLDQDHSRQSRELVASFVAAGRFRVTANLGAAAEVAPMLDRGAVRLALVIPPGFARRLSTGQVAPVQAIMDGADANTAGIALNYATAIVSAYSAAVVLKATRLPTPITAEARVWYNETLESPPMIVPGLIAVIMMMIAAMLTALTVAREWERGTMEQLAATPVHRVEVIVGKLLPYLVIGLVDVLAAILIGMLVFDVPFRGNPALLAIMATMFLIGSLGLGLFISAVLRSQLLATQVAMVATFLPALLLSGLLFDLNMMPPVLHAISALIPARYFVTVMRGIFLKDVGVSVLWSQGLAMVAYSIVGLGLAVRVFRKEIE comes from the coding sequence ATGACCTCCATCCGCCTCGGACGTCTTCTCGCGGTCGCGCGCAAGGAAGTGCTGCAGCTGCGCCGCGACGTGCGCAGCCTGATCATGGCCTTCCTGATGCCGGCGGCGCTGATCGTCTTCTTCGGATACATCATCAGCTTCGACATTCGCGACATCAAGATGGCGGTGCTCGACCAGGATCACTCCCGGCAGAGCCGGGAACTGGTGGCCAGCTTCGTCGCCGCGGGGCGTTTCCGCGTGACGGCGAACCTTGGCGCGGCGGCGGAGGTGGCGCCGATGCTGGATCGCGGCGCCGTTCGCCTGGCGCTGGTGATCCCGCCGGGGTTCGCGCGCCGCCTGTCCACCGGGCAGGTGGCGCCCGTGCAGGCGATCATGGACGGCGCCGACGCCAACACGGCCGGCATCGCGCTCAATTACGCGACGGCGATCGTCTCGGCGTACTCGGCGGCGGTCGTGCTCAAGGCCACCCGCCTGCCGACCCCCATCACCGCCGAGGCGCGCGTCTGGTACAACGAGACGCTGGAAAGCCCGCCGATGATCGTCCCGGGACTGATTGCCGTGATCATGATGATGATCGCCGCAATGCTGACGGCGCTGACCGTGGCGCGCGAGTGGGAGCGCGGCACCATGGAGCAGCTCGCCGCGACGCCCGTGCACCGCGTCGAGGTCATCGTCGGCAAGCTGCTGCCGTACCTCGTCATCGGGTTGGTGGACGTGCTCGCCGCGATCCTCATCGGCATGCTCGTGTTTGACGTGCCGTTCCGCGGCAACCCGGCGCTGCTGGCGATCATGGCGACGATGTTCCTCATCGGTTCGCTGGGACTGGGCCTCTTCATCAGCGCCGTGCTGCGGTCGCAGCTGCTGGCGACGCAGGTGGCGATGGTCGCCACGTTCCTGCCGGCGCTGCTGCTGTCGGGGCTGCTGTTCGACCTCAACATGATGCCCCCGGTGCTGCACGCGATTTCGGCGCTGATCCCGGCCCGCTATTTCGTGACGGTGATGCGCGGCATCTTCCTGAAGGACGTCGGCGTTTCGGTGCTCTGGAGCCAGGGCCTGGCGATGGTGGCGTACTCCATCGTTGGCCTGGGGCTGGCGGTGCGCGTGTTCCGCAAGGAGATCGAATGA
- a CDS encoding ABC transporter ATP-binding protein — MTGAPRSTAGGSLATRAPGGTPPLAVSVRALSRAFGDFVAVDRVTFDVAEGEVFGFLGPNGAGKTTTIKMLTGLLAPTSGDGLVAGFDVRTASEDIKRNIGYMSQLFSLYGDLTAEENIAFFAGLYEVTGARYAQRRDWVLEMAGLTEHRDQLTSSLPLGWKQRLALGCAVLHEPPILFLDEPTSGVDPVSRRAFWELIYQLTAKGTTVFVSTHYMEEAEYCDRLALMNRGRIIALDKPADLRGQMADPILEVETSDASAAAQALQHQPGIIEAAMFGRALHLVVQDVAAARAFVPAFLAARGVTTGAMRPVRPSLEDVFVSLVRREGGAVLG, encoded by the coding sequence ATGACGGGCGCACCGCGTTCCACCGCTGGCGGGTCGCTCGCGACGCGGGCGCCCGGGGGCACTCCGCCGCTGGCGGTGTCGGTGCGCGCGCTGTCGCGCGCGTTCGGCGACTTCGTGGCGGTGGATCGCGTGACCTTCGACGTCGCCGAGGGCGAGGTGTTCGGTTTTCTTGGCCCCAACGGCGCCGGCAAGACCACGACCATCAAGATGCTCACCGGCCTGCTCGCGCCGACGTCGGGCGATGGCCTGGTTGCCGGCTTCGACGTGCGCACGGCCTCCGAGGATATCAAGCGCAACATCGGCTACATGTCGCAGCTCTTTTCGCTCTACGGCGACCTGACGGCGGAGGAGAACATCGCCTTCTTCGCGGGCCTGTATGAGGTCACCGGCGCGCGCTACGCCCAGCGACGCGACTGGGTGCTGGAGATGGCGGGGCTCACCGAGCACCGCGACCAGCTCACATCGAGCCTGCCGCTGGGGTGGAAGCAGCGGCTCGCCCTCGGGTGCGCCGTGCTGCACGAGCCGCCGATCCTTTTCCTCGACGAGCCCACCTCGGGGGTGGACCCGGTGTCGCGGCGCGCCTTCTGGGAGTTGATCTACCAGCTGACGGCGAAGGGGACGACGGTCTTCGTCAGCACGCACTATATGGAAGAGGCCGAGTACTGCGACCGGCTGGCGCTGATGAACCGCGGTCGCATCATTGCGCTGGACAAGCCGGCCGACCTGCGCGGCCAGATGGCCGACCCGATCCTCGAGGTCGAGACGAGCGACGCCTCCGCCGCGGCGCAGGCCCTGCAGCACCAGCCCGGGATCATCGAGGCGGCGATGTTCGGTCGCGCCCTGCACCTCGTGGTACAGGACGTGGCGGCGGCGCGCGCCTTCGTGCCGGCATTCCTCGCCGCGCGCGGCGTCACCACCGGTGCCATGCGGCCGGTGCGCCCGTCGCTCGAGGACGTGTTCGTCTCGCTGGTGCGCCGCGAGGGCGGCGCGGTGCTGGGGTGA
- a CDS encoding ABC transporter ATP-binding protein yields MTRHARAANAPAAIATRDLTRRFGAVTAVDGVTFEVAPGELFGLVGPDGAGKTTTLRMLAGVLRPTSGDALVDGVSVVRNPEDVKRHIAYMSQRFGLYTDLTVRENIDFYADLYEVPPRERAARLARLYEFSNLEPFEHRLAGQLSGGMKQKLGLCCALIHQPRILLLDEPTFGVDPISRRDLWLILEEMVSQGVTVLVSTAYMDEAERCDHVALLDHGRIVALDTPSALQASMAGQVIAMRTSQARRALDVLRAAPVVRRATLFGDTIHVIVGEDGRSRATIEALLSDAGVEIAELHEIEASLEDVFIERVTTDTAPAGAGA; encoded by the coding sequence ATGACCCGCCACGCCCGCGCCGCCAACGCGCCCGCCGCCATCGCGACGCGCGATCTCACGCGCCGCTTCGGTGCCGTGACCGCCGTCGACGGCGTGACGTTCGAAGTCGCGCCCGGCGAGCTGTTCGGGCTGGTGGGCCCGGACGGCGCCGGCAAGACCACCACACTGCGCATGTTGGCGGGAGTGTTGCGCCCCACCAGCGGCGACGCGCTGGTGGACGGCGTGAGCGTGGTCCGCAATCCCGAGGACGTCAAGCGCCATATCGCGTACATGTCGCAGCGATTCGGCCTGTACACGGACCTCACGGTGCGCGAGAACATCGACTTCTACGCCGACCTGTACGAGGTGCCGCCGCGCGAGCGCGCCGCGCGCCTGGCGCGACTGTACGAATTCTCCAACCTCGAGCCGTTCGAGCATCGCCTCGCCGGCCAGCTTTCGGGCGGCATGAAGCAGAAGCTGGGGCTATGCTGCGCGCTCATTCACCAGCCGCGCATCCTGCTGCTGGACGAACCGACGTTCGGCGTGGACCCGATCTCCCGTCGCGACCTGTGGCTAATTCTCGAGGAGATGGTGTCGCAGGGCGTGACCGTGCTGGTGTCAACCGCGTACATGGACGAGGCCGAGCGATGCGACCATGTGGCGCTGCTCGACCATGGCCGGATCGTCGCGCTCGACACCCCGTCCGCGCTTCAGGCGTCAATGGCGGGCCAGGTGATCGCGATGCGAACCAGCCAGGCGCGACGCGCGCTGGACGTGCTGCGCGCGGCCCCGGTGGTGCGGCGGGCCACCCTGTTCGGTGACACGATTCACGTGATCGTCGGGGAGGACGGGCGCTCCCGCGCGACCATCGAGGCGCTGCTCTCCGACGCGGGCGTGGAGATCGCCGAGCTGCACGAGATCGAGGCGTCGCTCGAGGACGTCTTCATCGAGCGCGTGACGACGGACACCGCACCGGCCGGAGCCGGCGCATGA
- a CDS encoding HlyD family efflux transporter periplasmic adaptor subunit, whose protein sequence is MKRAPIAVVVLVVAVGAFLLFRSRGASDSLAASGTVEATEAALGFQTAGRIAAIRVNEGDRVHRGDTIAILDRTELEARQAQARAQMNAAAATLSELERGARREELAQAREADSTAAVRLADAQRDLARAQQLFSGGAASQEAFDKARLAADVARSQRAQAAQQLQLVQAGPRAERIAAQRATVAAAQSQLKQVNAMVDNAVVVAPFDGIVTVRQRQPGEIVAPGAPVVTISNFGDRWVRIYVSEARLGAVTVGQAATITTDTYRDRTYPGTVTFIASVAEFTPRNVQTTEERVKLVYAVKVRIAGDSAMALKPGMPADVTLTLAR, encoded by the coding sequence ATGAAGCGTGCCCCAATAGCCGTCGTCGTACTCGTGGTCGCCGTCGGCGCCTTCCTGTTGTTTCGTTCGCGCGGCGCCAGCGACTCGCTCGCCGCCTCTGGCACCGTGGAGGCGACGGAAGCGGCCCTCGGATTCCAGACCGCCGGGCGCATCGCGGCGATACGCGTGAACGAGGGAGATCGCGTGCATCGCGGTGACACGATCGCGATCCTCGACCGCACGGAACTCGAGGCGCGGCAGGCGCAGGCGCGCGCCCAAATGAACGCGGCCGCGGCGACGCTCAGCGAACTCGAACGGGGCGCGCGGCGCGAGGAACTGGCCCAGGCGCGCGAGGCCGACAGCACGGCCGCCGTGCGTTTGGCTGACGCCCAGCGCGACCTGGCCCGCGCCCAGCAGCTCTTCAGCGGCGGCGCCGCGTCGCAGGAGGCCTTCGACAAGGCGCGGCTCGCGGCGGACGTCGCGCGCAGCCAGCGCGCCCAGGCCGCGCAGCAGTTGCAGCTGGTGCAGGCAGGACCGCGCGCCGAGCGCATTGCCGCGCAGCGCGCGACGGTGGCGGCGGCGCAGTCGCAGTTGAAGCAGGTGAACGCGATGGTGGACAACGCCGTGGTCGTGGCGCCGTTCGACGGCATCGTGACGGTGCGCCAGCGACAGCCGGGCGAGATCGTCGCGCCGGGCGCGCCGGTGGTGACGATCTCGAACTTCGGCGACCGCTGGGTGCGGATCTACGTCTCCGAGGCGCGCCTCGGCGCCGTAACCGTGGGGCAAGCGGCGACGATCACCACCGACACCTACCGCGATCGCACGTATCCTGGCACGGTGACGTTCATCGCCAGCGTGGCCGAGTTCACCCCGCGCAACGTCCAGACCACGGAAGAGCGCGTGAAGCTGGTCTACGCGGTGAAGGTGCGCATTGCCGGTGACAGCGCGATGGCGCTGAAGCCCGGCATGCCCGCCGACGTCACGTTGACGCTCGCGCGCTAG
- a CDS encoding TolC family protein gives MIQILLLAAALAAPPQDTTRLSVTTAIDRALASHPAVGAARAGVDVATADVGQARAARFPAVSFDGSVNRFEKPMIVWPLHGLDLRNPPFFDTQTSQASLGAAYTLFDFGARSSKVRAAEAQRGAADAVLGATEQQLIARTVASYLRVLTARGVLAADDQRVTALRGEATRARQRLAAGKAARLDTLRAAVELASAEADRVNSTASVDVAEHDLARLMGASFSAVHGASLDIVRLARATDAAADDRAALVARAGTANTDVQSAARRADAAAASVGAARAGRLPQFQASTAIVDRSNITGRWISEWQVGVGFSWPLYTGGARTSAIDRAEASSRAAQEQLRITRLSAEQQVDDARAAFDAARARAAALDAAVQQATEVARITALARDVGDGTQTDYLLAESALYRARSGLVQARHAVIAARVELARVLGELNRSWIASSLESEP, from the coding sequence ATGATTCAGATCCTGCTCCTCGCCGCCGCGCTCGCCGCGCCGCCACAGGACACCACGCGATTGTCCGTGACGACGGCCATCGATCGGGCGCTCGCCTCGCATCCGGCGGTCGGCGCGGCCCGCGCCGGTGTGGATGTCGCCACCGCCGACGTGGGCCAGGCGCGCGCCGCCCGCTTCCCTGCGGTCTCGTTCGATGGATCGGTCAACAGGTTCGAGAAACCGATGATCGTCTGGCCGCTGCACGGCCTCGACCTGCGCAACCCGCCGTTCTTCGACACGCAGACCTCGCAGGCGTCACTCGGCGCCGCATACACGCTCTTCGACTTCGGCGCCCGCTCCTCGAAGGTGCGAGCGGCCGAGGCGCAGCGCGGGGCGGCGGACGCCGTGCTCGGCGCCACCGAACAGCAACTGATCGCGCGCACCGTGGCGTCGTACCTTCGCGTGCTGACGGCGCGCGGGGTGCTGGCCGCCGACGACCAGCGCGTGACCGCCCTGCGCGGCGAGGCCACACGCGCGCGCCAGCGGCTCGCCGCCGGCAAGGCGGCCCGCCTCGACACGCTGCGCGCCGCGGTCGAGCTGGCGAGCGCCGAGGCGGACCGTGTGAACAGCACTGCGAGCGTGGATGTCGCCGAGCATGATCTCGCCCGGCTGATGGGCGCCTCATTTTCCGCGGTCCATGGCGCCTCGTTGGACATCGTAAGGCTTGCCCGCGCCACGGACGCCGCCGCCGATGACCGCGCGGCGCTCGTCGCGCGCGCCGGCACCGCGAACACCGACGTGCAGTCGGCGGCCCGGCGGGCCGACGCGGCGGCAGCGTCGGTGGGCGCGGCCAGGGCGGGGCGGCTGCCGCAGTTCCAAGCGTCAACGGCGATCGTGGACCGCAGCAACATCACGGGTCGCTGGATCTCGGAGTGGCAGGTCGGCGTCGGCTTCTCCTGGCCGCTCTACACGGGCGGCGCCCGGACGAGCGCCATTGACCGTGCCGAGGCCTCTTCCCGCGCCGCGCAGGAGCAACTGCGCATCACCCGCCTATCGGCGGAGCAGCAGGTGGACGACGCGCGCGCCGCGTTCGACGCCGCCCGCGCCCGCGCCGCCGCGCTCGACGCGGCCGTGCAGCAGGCCACCGAAGTGGCCCGTATCACCGCCCTGGCGCGCGACGTGGGCGATGGCACGCAGACTGATTATCTGCTGGCCGAATCGGCCCTTTATCGCGCGCGCAGCGGCCTCGTGCAGGCGCGCCATGCCGTGATCGCCGCGCGCGTCGAACTCGCCCGCGTGCTCGGCGAACTGAACCGTTCCTGGATTGCCTCTTCGCTGGAGTCAGAGCCATGA
- a CDS encoding TetR/AcrR family transcriptional regulator encodes MNSHQPVPERLLAVAADLFAREGFDAVSVRTITSRARANLGAITYHFGSKEALFHAVVDRVGARLADRFVSIAAEAGSPLERIGRIVGMVLTEKDLPAPLLLRELTTDRPLSAPIVQMMQRNLGIVLGLIREGQADGSIRKGEPALLAMSVMAQPFMMRIAGKIPQEIAGVNPNDPKTQRKLVKHVVTTITRSLASSPEQRS; translated from the coding sequence ATGAACTCCCATCAACCAGTTCCTGAACGCCTCCTGGCCGTCGCTGCCGACCTCTTTGCGCGCGAGGGCTTCGACGCCGTCTCCGTGCGCACGATCACGAGCCGCGCCCGGGCCAACCTGGGCGCGATCACCTACCACTTCGGCTCCAAGGAAGCGCTCTTCCATGCGGTCGTGGACCGCGTCGGGGCGCGCCTCGCCGACCGCTTCGTGAGCATCGCCGCGGAGGCGGGCTCGCCGCTCGAGCGCATCGGCCGTATCGTCGGCATGGTGCTCACCGAGAAGGACCTCCCTGCCCCGCTCCTGCTGCGCGAACTCACCACCGATCGCCCGCTCTCCGCGCCGATCGTGCAGATGATGCAGCGCAACCTCGGCATCGTCCTCGGACTGATTCGCGAGGGACAGGCCGACGGCTCCATCAGGAAGGGTGAACCGGCCCTGCTCGCCATGAGCGTGATGGCGCAGCCGTTCATGATGCGCATCGCCGGCAAGATCCCCCAGGAGATCGCCGGCGTGAATCCCAACGACCCGAAGACGCAGCGCAAGCTCGTGAAGCACGTCGTCACCACCATCACCCGCAGTCTCGCCTCCTCCCCCGAGCAACGGTCATGA